A stretch of the Rosa rugosa chromosome 5, drRosRugo1.1, whole genome shotgun sequence genome encodes the following:
- the LOC133708309 gene encoding uncharacterized protein LOC133708309: MDPMAEEQIDYEEEEYGGAQKLQYQESGAIPALADEEPMVEDDEYDDLYNDVNVGEGFLQMHRPEAPHPPAGVGNGGLQAQKNNVPEVRVQAGVSQELKNPGFSVEGKYSSVPEQKDQPPVSKVPELGSQKGRVMEMTHDAQVRNMGFQGTATMPSNVGVDSSSDLTGKIANGPIPSMNSCSTGPPAVPQMPANQMNMKINVNRPMVNENQIRPPIENGSATLFVGELHWWTTDAELESVLSQFGRIKEIKFFDERASGKSKGYCQVDFYDPVAASACKEGMDGYVFNGRACVVAFASSQTLKQMGDSYVSKSQGQVQTQPQGRRPMNDGAGRGGNMNYQGGDTGRNFGRGNNWGRGGQGVLNRGPGGGGPGRGRGGAMGARNMVGNNAGVGTGANGGGYGQGLGGPGFGGPVGGMMNAPGMMGPGFDPTYMGRGGGYGGFPGPGFPGMLPQFPGVNAMGLAGVAPHVNPAFFGRGMATNGMGMMGSSGMEGHHAPMWNDPSMAGWTGEEQDRRTRESSYGGDDGASEYGNYGEATHEKSVRSSAAPRERERESERDWTGTSERRHRDEREQDWDRSEREHREPRYKEEKDSYRDHRRRERDVAYEDDRDRGHSSSRPRSRSKAMPEDDHRSRSRDVDYGKRRRLPSE, encoded by the coding sequence ATGGATCCAATGGCCGAGGAGCAAATAGATTATGAAGAGGAGGAGTATGGAGGTGCTCAGAAGCTCCAATATCAGGAAAGTGGAGCCATACCTGCTCTTGCAGATGAAGAACCGATGGTAGAAGATGACGAGTATGACGATCTCTACAATGATGTTAATGTTGGGGAAGGTTTCCTGCAGATGCACCGACCTGAGGCACCACACCCACCTGCTGGTGTTGGCAATGGAGGACTCCAAGCTCAGAAAAATAATGTTCCTGAAGTAAGAGTTCAAGCTGGTGTTTCTCAGGAACTGAAAAATCCGGGATTTTCAGTTGAAGGAAAGTATTCTAGTGTTCCTGAACAGAAGGATCAGCCCCCAGTGTCTAAGGTGCCAGAACTGGGATCTCAAAAGGGGAGGGTTATGGAGATGACACATGATGCTCAAGTCAGGAATATGGGTTTTCAGGGGACAGCAACTATGCCGTCCAATGTTGGTGTTGATTCTTCTTCAGATCTTACTGGGAAAATTGCCAATGGGCCTATTCCATCAATGAATTCTTGCAGTACTGGTCCTCCAGCTGTTCCACAGATGCCGGCTAATCAAATGAATATGAAGATAAATGTAAATCGTCCAATGGTTAATGAAAACCAAATTCGTCCCCCAATTGAGAATGGTTCAGCCACGCTGTTTGTGGGAGAACTCCATTGGTGGACTACTGATGCTGAGCTGGAAAGTGTTTTGTCTCAGTTTGGGAGGATCAAGGAAATTAAGTTCTTTGATGAGAGAGCCAGTGGTAAATCCAAAGGTTATTGTCAGGTAGATTTTTATGATCCAGTGGCTGCCAGTGCATGCAAAGAGGGAATGGATGGTTATGTTTTTAATGGGAGAGCTTGTGTTGTCGCCTTTGCTTCTTCACAAACTTTAAAGCAGATGGGAGATTCTTATGTCAGCAAATCCCAAGGCCAGGTTCAGACTCAGCCCCAAGGAAGAAGGCCTATGAATGATGGTGCTGGGAGAGGGGGAAATATGAATTATCAAGGTGGAGACACAGGGAGAAATTTTGGAAGGGGTAATAATTGGGGACGAGGTGGACAGGGAGTACTCAACAGAGGTCCTGGTGGTGGAGGACCAGGGAGGGGACGAGGAGGGGCCATGGGTGCAAGGAACATGGTTGGAAACAATGCTGGGGTTGGAACTGGTGCTAATGGAGGAGGCTATGGACAGGGCCTTGGAGGTCCTGGATTTGGCGGTCCTGTTGGAGGTATGATGAATGCACCGGGTATGATGGGTCCTGGGTTTGATCCAACATATATGGGTCGAGGAGGTGGTTACGGAGGGTTTCCTGGTCCTGGTTTTCCTGGAATGCTTCCTCAATTTCCTGGTGTTAATGCAATGGGACTTGCTGGGGTTGCTCCTCATGTAAACCCAGCTTTCTTTGGCAGGGGAATGGCAACGAATGGGATGGGGATGATGGGTTCTTCTGGAATGGAGGGGCATCATGCCCCGATGTGGAATGATCCCAGCATGGCTGGGTGGACTGGAGAAGAACAGGATCGAAGAACTAGGGAATCGAGCTatggtggtgatgatggtgCATCTGAGTATGGAAACTATGGGGAGGCAACTCATGAGAAATCAGTTAGGTCAAGTGCTGCCCCTAGGGAAAGGGAACGGGAATCTGAGCGTGACTGGACGGGAACCTCTGAGAGGAGGCATCGTGATGAAAGGGAACAAGACTGGGATAGGTCTGAGAGGGAGCACAGGGAGCCCAGGTACAAGGAAGAAAAAGATAGTTACCGAGACCATAGGCGGAGGGAGCGTGACGTGGCCTATGAGGATGACCGGGACAGAGGACACTCTTCTTCAAGACCTCGCAGCAGGTCCAAGGCAATGCCAGAAGATGATCATCGTTCTCGATCAAGGGATGTGGATTATGGGAAGAGGAGACGATTGCCATCTGAGTGA
- the LOC133708403 gene encoding uncharacterized protein LOC133708403, translating to MAEEQINFEVEEYGGAQKLQYQGSGAISALADEEPMVEDDEYDDLYDDVNVGEGFLQMHRSEAPLPAAGVGNGGLQAQKTDVPELRVQAGASQEMKIPGVSVGGNYSSVPEQKVQPPVANVPETQVRHMGFQGSTTTPSNVGADSLEITAKFANEPLPSMNSGTTGPSAVTQMPANQMNMKVNLNRPMVNENQIRPPIENGSATLFVGDLHWWTTDAELEGVLSQFGRVKEIKFFDERASGKSKGYCQVDFYDPAAASACKEGMDGYVFNGRACVVAFATSQTLKQMGANYVNKSQGQVQTQPQGRRPMNDGAGRGGGMNFQGGDTGRNFGRGNWGRGGQGVPNRGPGGPGRGRGGAMGAKNMVGNNAGVGAGANGGGYGQGLAGPGFGGPVGGMMNAPGMMGPGFDPTYMGRGGGYGGFPGPGFPGMLPQFPGVNAMGLAGVAPHVNPAFFGRGMATNGMGMMGSSGMEGHHAPMWNDPSMGGWGGEEQDRRTRESSYGGDDGASEYGNYVEANHEKSAKSSAASRERERGSEREWTGTSERRHRDEREQDLDRSEREHREPRYKEEKDSYRDHRRRERDVGYDDDWDRGQSSSRPRSRSKAMPEDDHRSRSRDVDYGKRRRLPSE from the coding sequence ATGGCTGAGGAGCAAATAAATTTTGAAGTGGAGGAATATGGAGGTGCTCAGAAGCTCCAATATCAGGGAAGTGGAGCCATATCTGCTCTTGCAGATGAAGAACCGATGGTCGAAGATGATGAGTACGACGATCTATATGATGATGTTAATGTTGGAGAGGGTTTCCTGCAGATGCATCGATCTGAGGCACCACTCCCTGCTGCTGGTGTTGGGAATGGAGGACTCCAAGCTCAGAAAACTGATGTTCCCGAACTAAGAGTTCAAGCCGGTGCTTCTCAGGAAATGAAAATTCCGGGGGTTTCAGTTGGAGGAAATTATTCTAGTGTTCCTGAACAGAAGGTTCAGCCACCAGTCGCTAACGTGCCTGAAACTCAAGTCAGGCATATGGGGTTTCAGGGGTCAACAACTACGCCCTCCAATGTTGGTGCTGATTCTTTGGAAATTACTGCAAAATTTGCTAACGAGCCTCTTCCATCAATGAATTCTGGCACCACTGGTCCTTCAGCTGTTACACAGATGCCTGCTAATCAAATGAATATGAAGGTCAATCTTAATCGTCCAATGGTTAATGAAAACCAAATCCGTCCTCCAATTGAGAATGGTTCGGCCACGTTGTTTGTGGGAGATTTACATTGGTGGACAACTGATGCTGAACTGGAAGGTGTTTTATCTCAGTTTGGGAGGGTGAAGGAAATTAAGTTTTTTGATGAAAGAGCCAGTGGTAAATCCAAAGGTTATTGTCAGGTAGATTTTTATGATCCCGCGGCTGCCAGTGCATGCAAAGAGGGAATGGATGGTTATGTTTTCAATGGGAGAGCTTGTGTTGTGGCCTTTGCTACTTCACAAACTTTAAAGCAGATGGGAGCTAATTATGTGAACAAATCCCAAGGGCAGGTTCAGACTCAGCCCCAAGGGAGAAGGCCCATGAATGATGGTGCTGGGAGAGGGGGAGGCATGAATTTTCAAGGTGGAGACACGGGGAGAAATTTTGGGAGGGGTAATTGGGGGCGAGGTGGACAGGGAGTACCCAACAGAGGTCCTGGTGGACCAGGCCGGGGAAGAGGAGGGGCCATGGGTGCAAAGAACATGGTTGGGAATAATGCTGGGGTTGGAGCTGGTGCTAATGGAGGAGGCTATGGACAGGGCCTTGCAGGTCCTGGATTTGGCGGTCCTGTGGGAGGTATGATGAATGCACCTGGTATGATGGGTCCTGGGTTTGATCCAACATATATGGGTCGAGGAGGTGGTTACGGAGGGTTCCCTGGTCCTGGTTTTCCTGGAATGCTTCCTCAATTTCCTGGTGTTAATGCAATGGGACTTGCTGGGGTTGCTCCTCATGTAAACCCAGCTTTCTTTGGCAGGGGAATGGCAACGAATGGGATGGGGATGATGGGTTCTTCTGGAATGGAGGGGCATCATGCCCCTATGTGGAATGATCCAAGTATGGGTGGGTGGGGAGGAGAAGAACAGGATCGAAGAACTAGGGAGTCAAGCTATGGGGGTGATGATGGTGCTTCTGAGTATGGAAACTATGTAGAGGCAAATCATGAGAAATCAGCTAAGTCAAGTGCTGCCTCAAGGGAAAGAGAACGGGGATCTGAGCGTGAGTGGACAGGAACCTCTGAGAGGAGGCATCGTGATGAGAGAGAACAAGACTTGGACAGGTCTGAAAGGGAGCACCGGGAGCCCAGgtataaagaagaaaaagatagttACAGAGATCATCGTCGAAGAGAGCGTGATGTGGGTTATGATGATGACTGGGACAGAGGACAATCTTCTTCAAGACCTCGCAGTAGGTCCAAAGCAATGCCGGAAGATGATCATCGTTCTCGATCAAGGGATGTGGATTATGGGAAGAGGAGACGATTGCCATCTGAGTGA
- the LOC133712742 gene encoding classical arabinogalactan protein 6-like, giving the protein MARQAIVLVALALLATVAFAASPSGGDSKPKPGLPTFAAVPSGAAGPATDSNQVGTSDAAGAPAASGPSIADALAAGVGGPISSKAFGTAESPKSGATTAQVSAGAAVVALAGCFFF; this is encoded by the coding sequence ATGGCACGTCAAGCTATTGTCCTTGTTGCCCTTGCTCTTCTGGCCACCGTGGCTTTCGCCGCAAGCCCCAGCGGCGGTGACAGCAAACCAAAGCCTGGACTCCCAACCTTCGCCGCCGTACCCTCCGGCGCCGCCGGTCCCGCCACCGACAGCAATCAAGTTGGAACCAGTGACGCTGCTGGTGCTCCTGCTGCAAGCGGACCCAGCATTGCCGACGCCTTGGCCGCTGGGGTTGGTGGACCTATTAGTTCCAAGGCTTTTGGCACCGCTGAGTCTCCCAAGTCTGGTGCCACCACCGCCCAGGTCTCCGCTGGAGCAGCTGTCGTCGCCCTCGCcggctgcttcttcttctaa